One Branchiostoma floridae strain S238N-H82 chromosome 15, Bfl_VNyyK, whole genome shotgun sequence DNA window includes the following coding sequences:
- the LOC118432437 gene encoding uncharacterized protein LOC118432437 isoform X2, translating to MTTHSALRWTLEPSGLFNTDELVGTPSLSDSTKCVEDITELTDCNGDLNEFLSGDLAGQMLDMENFLDFTDLSQFMGMVGAGESTEGEEATDVTAPMLFPLADNPPTVAAIPQASTSDEPPVKMARLSASESSPSSPVPSPAEPPIDRRRKNNIAAQVSRRKRKEREAGMEQKAVELEAANAKLREKVAQLEQATKEMKQQLIQSLAFGK from the exons ACGAGCTCGTCGGTACGCCTTCCCTGTCTGACAGCACCAAGTGTGTTGAGGACATTACGGAACTGACTGACTGCAATGGTGACTTAAATGAGTTTCTTAGTGGTGATCTTGCTGGGCAGATGTTGGACATGGAGAACTTCTTGGACTTCACCGACCTGTCCCAGTTTATGGGGATG GTTGGCGCAGGTGAATCTACAGAGGGAGAGGAAGCGACTGATGTAACAGCACCCATGCTGTTCCCACTTGCTGACAACCCTCCCACCGTAGCCGCCATCCCCCAGGCTTCCACTTCTGATGAGCCTCCAGTGAAGATGGCCCGCCTCTCGGCCTCCGAGAGTAGCCCATCATCCCCCGTTCCTTCCCCCGCTGAGCCACCAATCGACAGGCGCCGCAAGAACAACATCGCTGCCCAAGTCTCCCGCCGAAAGCGTAAGGAGCGCGAGGCAGGCATGGAGCAGAAGGCGGTCGAGCTGGAAGCAGCGAACGCCAAGCTTCGCGAGAAGGTGGCACAGCTGGAGCAGGCGACCAAGGAGATGAAGCAGCAGCTCATCCAATCACTGGCCTTCGGGAAGTGA
- the LOC118432437 gene encoding uncharacterized protein LOC118432437 isoform X1, translated as MCKQLVFPRCGVVGKYFLHLPIFVCILFSDELVGTPSLSDSTKCVEDITELTDCNGDLNEFLSGDLAGQMLDMENFLDFTDLSQFMGMVGAGESTEGEEATDVTAPMLFPLADNPPTVAAIPQASTSDEPPVKMARLSASESSPSSPVPSPAEPPIDRRRKNNIAAQVSRRKRKEREAGMEQKAVELEAANAKLREKVAQLEQATKEMKQQLIQSLAFGK; from the exons CAAGGTGTGGTGTAGTCGgaaaatatttcttacattTACCAATATTTGTTTGCATCCTGTTTTCAGACGAGCTCGTCGGTACGCCTTCCCTGTCTGACAGCACCAAGTGTGTTGAGGACATTACGGAACTGACTGACTGCAATGGTGACTTAAATGAGTTTCTTAGTGGTGATCTTGCTGGGCAGATGTTGGACATGGAGAACTTCTTGGACTTCACCGACCTGTCCCAGTTTATGGGGATG GTTGGCGCAGGTGAATCTACAGAGGGAGAGGAAGCGACTGATGTAACAGCACCCATGCTGTTCCCACTTGCTGACAACCCTCCCACCGTAGCCGCCATCCCCCAGGCTTCCACTTCTGATGAGCCTCCAGTGAAGATGGCCCGCCTCTCGGCCTCCGAGAGTAGCCCATCATCCCCCGTTCCTTCCCCCGCTGAGCCACCAATCGACAGGCGCCGCAAGAACAACATCGCTGCCCAAGTCTCCCGCCGAAAGCGTAAGGAGCGCGAGGCAGGCATGGAGCAGAAGGCGGTCGAGCTGGAAGCAGCGAACGCCAAGCTTCGCGAGAAGGTGGCACAGCTGGAGCAGGCGACCAAGGAGATGAAGCAGCAGCTCATCCAATCACTGGCCTTCGGGAAGTGA
- the LOC118432435 gene encoding DNA methyltransferase 1-associated protein 1-like gives MATTSDVRDILELSGPSGQEGEGGTPRENIMKTKKVKKLSDTPTFKRPEGMHREVYALLFSDNNSTYFRDAPPIIPSASNQGYRTLKAKLGRSKVRPWKFMPFTNPARKDGAIFNHWRRVADEGKDYPFARFNKSVQAPIYSEQEYQLHLHEEGWTRPETDHLFGLCRKFDLRWFVIHDRYDHDQFKKRSIEDLKERYYNICSKLTKIRAPPGQEPKVYVFDADHERRRKEQLERLFNRTPEQVKEEEYLNQELKKIEMRKKEREKKTQDLQKLITAADSSDARRSERKSTKKKLLTKEKRESSGSVDIPTGIKFPDFKQAGVSLRSQRMKLPSSVGQKKVKAIEQLLEELGIDLYPMPTEEICREFNELRSDMVFLYDLKLAYANCEFELQTLRHRFEALAPGKMPLTVLPTTVGPSTSGAAPAESEESPTRKKASDIIDVVSTGPSTPQRKRRVSAADPGSAIKKTKKL, from the exons ATGGCAACAACAAGTGATGTACGTGACATCCTGGAACTTAGTGGTCCATCAGgccaggagggggaggggggcacaccacgggaaaacatcatgaaaaca aaaaaagtgaAGAAACTGTCAGACACACCGACATTCAAAAGACCAGAGGGAATGCACAGGGAGGTTTATGCCCTGTTGTTCTCAGACAACAA TTCCACCTATTTCAGGGATGCCCCTCCCATCATTCCGAGTGCCTCCAACCAAGGCTACCGCACCCTGAAGGCCAAGTTGGGCCGTAGCAAG gtccgtccatggaAGTTCATGCCCTTCACCAACCCTGCCCGTAAGGACGGAGCCATCTTCAACCACTGGAGACGAGTAGCAGACGAGGGGAAGGACTACCCTTTTGCCAGATTTaataag TCAGTACAGGCTCCAATCTACTCAGAACAGGAATACCAGCTCCACCTACACGAGGAAGGGTGGACGCGGCCGGAAACAGACCATCTCTTCGGACTGTGTCGGAAGTTCGACCTTCGCTGGTTCGTCATCCACGACAGATATGACCACGATCAGTTCAAGAAGCGCAGCATTGAGGACCTAAAGGAGAGATACTACAACATCTGTAGTAAACTcaccaag ATACGAGCCCCTCCAGGCCAGGAGCCCAAAGTGTATGTGTTTGACGCAGACCACGAGAGACGACGCAAAGAGCAGTTGGAGCGCCTGTTTAACAG AACACCAGAACAGGTGAAGGAGGAGGAATATCTTAACCAGGAGCTTAAGAAGATTGAGATGAGAAAGAAGGAGAGGGAGAAGAAGACTCAAGACCTGCAGAAACTCATCACAGCAGCAGACAGCTCTGATGCCCGCAGATCTGAGAGGAAATCCACCAAGAAAAAACTTCTCACCAAAGAGAAGAGAGAATCTTCG GGCTCTGTGGATATCCCAACTGGTATCAAGTTCCCTGACTTCAAGCAGGCTGGTGTGTCACTCAGAAGTCAGAGG ATGAAGCTTCCTTCCTCAGTTGGCCAGAAGAAGGTTAAGGCCATAGAACAACTTCTGGAGGAGTTAGGAATAG ACCTGTATCCCATGCCTACAGAAGAGATATGTCGGGAGTTCAATGAACTCAG gagCGATATGGTATTCCTATACGACCTGAAGTTGGCCTACGCTAACTGTGAGTTTGAGCTGCAGACCCTGCGACATCGGTTTGAAGCCCTGGCACCAGGCAAGATGCCGCTGACCGTCCTCCCCACAACGGTGGGCCCGAGCACGTCAGGAGCCGCACCTGCAGAGAGTGAGGAGTCGCCTACACGGAAAAAG GCCTCTGATATCATAGATGTTGTATCGACTGGTCCCTCCACCCCA CAGAGAAAACGCAGGGTTAGCGCAGCCGACCCAGGCAGTGCCATCAAGAAGACAAAGAAGTTGTAG